One window of the Actinomyces procaprae genome contains the following:
- a CDS encoding ABC transporter permease, which translates to MPENQPSRARPGQDRYVAETDEQGLGAVDAVSDETAPSSMWGEAWKQLRRRPIFWVSAVLIVCALALAIAPGLFTRVDPAYCQLRDSYGPASSGHPFGFDRQGCDIYSRTVHGARASVTVGVLTTLVVVVVGSVIGSVAGFFGGWIDALLARFTDIFFAVPFVLAAIVVMQMFKGRSSIITVVLVLAVFGWPQIARITRGAVMSVKNEDFITASRSLGSGRLAILLRHVLPNAAAPIIVTATVQLGSFIVSEATLSFLGVGLPPSMVSWGADIATAQAALRDHISVLLYPAGALALTVLGFIMMGDAVRDALDPKGRK; encoded by the coding sequence ATGCCTGAGAACCAGCCATCCCGAGCCCGCCCCGGACAAGACCGTTACGTCGCCGAAACTGATGAGCAGGGCCTGGGGGCAGTCGACGCTGTCTCCGACGAGACTGCCCCCTCGTCCATGTGGGGTGAAGCGTGGAAGCAACTGCGCCGACGTCCGATTTTCTGGGTGTCCGCAGTCCTCATCGTCTGTGCCCTCGCTTTGGCCATCGCTCCCGGATTGTTTACTCGCGTCGACCCTGCCTACTGCCAGCTGCGAGACTCCTACGGACCGGCCAGCAGTGGTCACCCATTCGGTTTCGACCGTCAGGGCTGTGACATTTACTCCCGTACCGTCCACGGTGCCCGCGCCTCCGTGACGGTGGGTGTGCTCACTACTCTTGTCGTTGTTGTCGTGGGTTCTGTGATCGGGTCGGTCGCTGGCTTTTTCGGTGGCTGGATTGATGCCCTGCTCGCCCGCTTCACCGACATCTTCTTCGCCGTGCCCTTTGTGCTTGCTGCGATCGTCGTCATGCAGATGTTCAAAGGACGCTCCTCAATCATCACCGTCGTGCTGGTTCTGGCGGTCTTCGGTTGGCCCCAGATCGCTCGTATCACCCGTGGCGCTGTCATGAGCGTCAAGAACGAGGACTTCATTACCGCCTCGCGCTCACTGGGCTCGGGTCGCCTGGCGATCCTTCTGCGCCACGTGCTGCCCAATGCTGCGGCCCCCATCATCGTCACCGCGACCGTACAACTAGGCTCTTTCATCGTTTCCGAGGCGACCTTGTCATTCCTCGGAGTTGGGCTGCCGCCGTCGATGGTCTCGTGGGGGGCGGACATCGCCACCGCGCAGGCTGCCCTGCGGGACCACATCTCTGTGCTTCTCTACCCGGCCGGGGCGCTGGCTCTGACCGTACTTGGATTCATCATGATGGGCGATGCCGTGCGTGACGCCCTCGACCCGAAGGGCCGCAAGTGA
- a CDS encoding dipeptide ABC transporter ATP-binding protein, with product MTVESTTVVADTAALLEVRDLEVAFRSSTGLVPAVRKANLTLYPGQSVAIVGESGSGKSTLASAVIGLLPGTGRVTGGSIVFNGKDITHASAREYQSLRGSEIGLVPQDPMSNLNPVWSIGFQVKEALKANGLAGVADDRLAALAAVDRGESAPAGVSIDVDDQVALLLEEAGLPDAARRARQYPHEFSGGMRQRALIAIGLAARPQLLIADEPTSALDVTVQRRILDHLGEQIRSLGTAMLFVTHDLGLAAERAEHIIVMHRGRVVESGPSIEVLQDPRHPYTQRLVQAAPSLASRRIQTAHAAGVQVIEDELGVREIADDVDEVLRVEHLTKIFDVRGAKGEAKILKAVDDVTFGVRRGTTTALVGESGSGKSTVANIILNLLDPTSGKVFHNGVDLSTLGPKQLFALRRIMQPVFQNPYGSLDPMYSIFRVIEEPLRVHHVGTRKDREARVAELLDLVSLPRSVMRRYPNELSGGQRQRVAIARALALRPEIIVLDEAVSALDVLVQAQVLRLLADLQSELGLTYLFITHDLAVVRQIADDVVVMEHGRVVESGPSDDLFNQPQQDYTRELINAVPGAAIPLYGG from the coding sequence GTGACCGTCGAAAGCACCACCGTCGTCGCGGATACCGCCGCGCTCCTAGAGGTCCGCGACCTTGAGGTCGCGTTCCGCTCGTCCACAGGCCTCGTGCCCGCCGTCCGCAAGGCGAACCTGACCTTGTACCCCGGCCAGTCCGTCGCCATCGTCGGCGAGTCCGGATCGGGCAAGTCTACCCTAGCCTCAGCTGTCATCGGTTTGCTGCCCGGTACAGGTCGCGTAACCGGCGGCAGCATCGTCTTCAACGGCAAGGACATCACCCACGCCAGCGCCCGTGAGTACCAGTCCCTGCGTGGCAGCGAGATCGGCTTGGTTCCCCAGGACCCGATGAGCAACCTCAACCCCGTATGGTCTATCGGTTTCCAGGTCAAGGAGGCGCTGAAGGCCAATGGGCTCGCTGGCGTTGCCGACGATCGCCTGGCCGCCTTGGCTGCCGTCGACCGTGGCGAGTCTGCGCCCGCGGGTGTGAGCATTGACGTCGATGACCAGGTCGCCCTCCTGCTGGAGGAGGCCGGGCTTCCCGACGCCGCCCGTCGTGCTCGCCAGTACCCGCACGAGTTCTCCGGCGGTATGCGCCAACGAGCCCTCATCGCTATCGGCCTTGCCGCACGCCCCCAGCTGCTCATCGCCGATGAGCCGACCAGCGCTCTCGACGTCACCGTCCAGCGCCGCATCCTCGACCACCTTGGGGAGCAAATCCGCAGCCTGGGCACCGCCATGCTGTTCGTCACCCACGACCTGGGCCTGGCCGCTGAGCGTGCCGAGCACATCATTGTTATGCACCGCGGACGCGTCGTTGAGTCCGGGCCCTCCATCGAGGTGCTCCAGGACCCTCGTCACCCCTACACCCAGCGCCTAGTCCAGGCCGCTCCCTCGCTCGCCTCACGTCGTATTCAGACCGCCCACGCTGCCGGCGTCCAAGTCATCGAGGACGAGTTGGGCGTGCGTGAGATTGCCGACGACGTTGACGAAGTCCTGCGCGTCGAGCACCTGACGAAGATATTCGACGTGCGTGGTGCCAAGGGCGAGGCCAAGATCCTCAAGGCGGTCGATGATGTCACCTTCGGGGTACGCCGTGGTACGACCACCGCGCTCGTGGGAGAGTCCGGCTCTGGCAAGTCCACGGTCGCCAATATCATCCTCAACCTTTTAGACCCCACCTCTGGCAAGGTCTTCCACAACGGGGTAGACCTATCAACGCTCGGACCCAAGCAGCTCTTCGCACTCCGGCGCATCATGCAGCCGGTCTTCCAGAACCCGTACGGGTCCCTCGATCCCATGTACTCCATCTTCCGGGTCATAGAGGAGCCGTTGCGTGTCCACCATGTCGGTACGCGCAAGGACCGTGAGGCCCGCGTGGCCGAGTTGCTTGATCTCGTGTCACTGCCGCGCTCAGTCATGCGCCGTTACCCCAACGAGCTCTCTGGTGGCCAGCGCCAGCGCGTCGCCATTGCGCGGGCGCTCGCGCTCAGGCCGGAGATTATCGTGCTCGACGAAGCGGTGTCGGCCCTTGACGTGCTCGTCCAGGCCCAGGTGCTGCGCCTGCTCGCCGATTTGCAGTCCGAGCTCGGTCTCACCTACCTGTTTATCACCCATGACCTAGCGGTTGTGCGCCAGATCGCTGACGATGTCGTCGTTATGGAGCACGGGCGGGTCGTCGAGTCCGGTCCCTCCGACGATCTCTTCAACCAGCCTCAACAGGACTACACGCGTGAGCTCATAAACGCCGTGCCGGGGGCGGCCATCCCGCTGTATGGAGGCTGA
- a CDS encoding bile acid:sodium symporter family protein: MVNSVDSPESSRPAGSRPVAAQRSDEDRSAYIAVTVFPLLILLAFAAAMTAPEALSPLAAGTNYALGIIMFGMGLTLTLPDFALVVRRPLPVLVGVAAQFVVMPLIAWTLTRVFQLDPALAAGVILVGCAPGGTSSNVISYLSRGDVALSVTMTSISTLLAPLMTPLLTQWLAGQYMPVDAGSMAMSIVKIVLVPVIGGLVVRALLGRFVERVLPVMPWVSVLGICYVVIAVVSGSADKIASAGALVLVVVAVHNCLGYLLGYGIGRVTSRDEKASRTTAIEVGMQNSGLAAGLAAQYFSPEAALPGAVFSIWHNLSGAVVAALFRRRDARAAALTPII, from the coding sequence ATGGTCAACTCAGTCGATTCCCCCGAGTCCTCCCGGCCTGCAGGCTCCCGCCCCGTGGCCGCGCAGCGCAGTGACGAGGACCGCTCGGCATACATCGCCGTCACGGTCTTCCCGCTGCTGATCCTGCTGGCGTTCGCCGCCGCAATGACGGCCCCCGAGGCGCTCAGCCCACTGGCGGCCGGCACCAACTATGCCCTGGGCATCATCATGTTCGGCATGGGCCTGACCCTGACGCTCCCCGACTTCGCCCTGGTGGTGCGCCGCCCCCTGCCGGTACTGGTGGGGGTGGCCGCCCAGTTCGTGGTCATGCCGCTGATCGCCTGGACCCTGACCCGCGTCTTCCAACTGGACCCGGCCCTGGCCGCCGGCGTCATCCTGGTCGGCTGCGCCCCCGGCGGCACCTCCTCCAACGTCATCTCCTACCTCTCCCGCGGAGATGTCGCCCTGTCGGTGACCATGACCTCGATCTCCACCCTGCTGGCCCCGCTGATGACGCCGTTACTGACCCAGTGGCTCGCCGGCCAGTACATGCCCGTCGACGCCGGCTCCATGGCCATGTCGATCGTCAAGATCGTGCTGGTGCCGGTTATCGGCGGCCTGGTGGTCCGTGCCCTCCTGGGGCGGTTCGTGGAGCGGGTGCTGCCGGTCATGCCCTGGGTCTCGGTGCTCGGCATCTGCTATGTGGTGATTGCGGTCGTCTCCGGCTCGGCCGACAAGATCGCCTCCGCCGGAGCGCTGGTGCTGGTGGTGGTCGCCGTGCACAATTGCCTGGGCTACCTGCTCGGCTACGGCATCGGCCGGGTGACCAGCCGTGACGAGAAGGCCTCGCGTACCACCGCCATTGAGGTCGGCATGCAGAACTCCGGCCTGGCTGCCGGGCTCGCCGCCCAATACTTCAGCCCGGAGGCGGCCCTGCCGGGTGCGGTCTTCTCCATCTGGCACAACCTCTCCGGCGCCGTGGTGGCGGCCCTGTTCCGCCGTCGGGACGCTCGCGCCGCCGCCTTGACGCCCATCATCTAG
- a CDS encoding biotin transporter BioY yields the protein MSTNLRPAIRVNTDSEAVPLARRVVREAALIAGGAAAIALIGQVALPLPFTPVPVTLGTLAALGVGGVLGSRRGLAAVALFAAAAALGAPVLAGWSGGITVSFGYVLGYGPAALLAGRATPITLDRGAGAATARAVALRVGLMLAASALVYAPGLVWLHAATGASWATTVSLGLAPFIIGDLLKSLAAALLPRPAALR from the coding sequence ATGAGCACAAACCTGCGCCCTGCCATCCGCGTTAACACCGATTCCGAAGCTGTGCCCCTGGCTCGCCGTGTCGTCCGCGAGGCGGCGCTCATCGCCGGTGGCGCCGCCGCCATAGCCCTGATCGGCCAGGTCGCCCTGCCCCTGCCCTTCACGCCGGTGCCGGTGACCCTGGGCACCCTGGCGGCCCTCGGAGTGGGCGGCGTGCTCGGCTCGCGCCGCGGCCTTGCCGCCGTTGCGCTGTTCGCCGCTGCGGCCGCGCTCGGCGCCCCGGTGCTCGCGGGCTGGAGCGGCGGTATCACCGTATCCTTCGGGTACGTGCTCGGCTACGGGCCGGCGGCGCTCCTGGCCGGACGGGCCACGCCCATCACCCTTGATCGGGGTGCGGGCGCGGCGACTGCGCGCGCGGTGGCGCTGCGGGTGGGCCTGATGCTGGCTGCCTCCGCACTCGTCTACGCCCCCGGGCTGGTTTGGCTGCACGCCGCCACCGGTGCCTCCTGGGCCACTACCGTCTCCCTGGGGCTCGCGCCGTTCATCATCGGCGACCTGCTCAAGTCCCTGGCGGCTGCCCTGCTGCCCCGCCCGGCGGCCCTGCGCTGA
- a CDS encoding transposase has protein sequence MVRVPPRCWSSRGRGRHHEGVVVVGDDTRAGLAEGLVAGADYPRDLAEFRAWFSTDGACRDYLAWLRWPDGFRCPHYAGHGATG, from the coding sequence GTGGTGAGAGTGCCGCCGCGCTGTTGGAGCAGCCGGGGGCGTGGACGACACCATGAGGGGGTGGTCGTCGTGGGTGACGATACCCGTGCCGGGCTCGCAGAGGGGTTGGTGGCGGGCGCGGACTACCCGCGCGACTTGGCGGAGTTCAGGGCCTGGTTCTCTACTGATGGGGCGTGCCGCGATTACCTGGCCTGGCTGCGTTGGCCAGATGGGTTCCGGTGCCCTCATTACGCTGGTCACGGCGCTACCGGCTAG
- a CDS encoding IS1595 family transposase has protein sequence MGQDGAPLSGRVEVDETYVGGPRPGTAGRGAAGKVLVAGAIETGSYRWGRARLRVVPDASKESLGPFLSWAVAPGSTVVTDAWASYPPLMGPYTHEIRSVRASGRPAHEELPAVHRLFALMDHFLAGAYRGSASREHLDSYLDEFVFRFNRRSSRHRGLVFLRLLQRAVNAPPTRYQDLTAAARPGNPTAAGRTGPRSRPGTLEGTITNYPWHQPH, from the coding sequence ATGGGCCAGGATGGCGCGCCCTTGTCGGGGCGGGTGGAGGTCGACGAGACCTACGTCGGCGGCCCAAGGCCCGGCACCGCGGGCCGCGGCGCTGCCGGCAAGGTGCTCGTGGCGGGCGCTATCGAGACCGGCTCTTACAGGTGGGGAAGGGCTCGCCTACGCGTCGTTCCCGATGCCTCCAAGGAGTCACTGGGCCCGTTCCTGTCCTGGGCGGTGGCCCCCGGCTCCACCGTGGTCACGGACGCCTGGGCGTCCTACCCGCCGTTGATGGGCCCCTACACCCACGAGATCAGGAGCGTGCGCGCGTCGGGGCGCCCCGCGCACGAGGAGCTGCCTGCCGTCCACCGCTTGTTCGCGCTTATGGACCACTTCCTGGCCGGCGCCTACCGCGGCTCAGCGTCCAGGGAGCACCTGGACTCCTACCTGGACGAGTTCGTCTTCCGCTTCAACCGCCGCAGCTCCCGCCACCGAGGGCTGGTCTTCCTCAGACTGCTCCAGCGGGCCGTGAACGCCCCACCCACGCGCTACCAGGACCTCACCGCAGCCGCGAGGCCGGGCAATCCCACCGCCGCAGGCCGCACCGGCCCCCGCTCACGCCCCGGCACCCTCGAAGGCACCATCACCAACTACCCCTGGCACCAGCCCCACTGA
- a CDS encoding ABC transporter substrate-binding protein, whose translation MTTTKITRRMFGGLGAAGVTVLLLAACGSNDSTSSSSADAASGQGSASGGKLTLAYNSDGPHKAWVEAVCNSVSNTLGIKMEPLPFAQFSELRSQITDRTLVGAFRTGWQADYPSMANFLGAVYQTGAGSNDADYSNADFDRLLADAAASTDEAAAADLYLQAQAQLLKDLPAVPLWYQNGFGGHSNNVANVAFNWKSVPVYNEITTNAADGIVIANDTEPQNALVPSNTNEVGGGRIIDLIFSNLVRFETDGSVVNEVAESIETDDNQNYTVKIKDGWTFTDGSPVTADSFIKAWNYGALLSNAHLSSYFYEVIEGFSYDEDSELTGLTKIDDLTFTIKLTAPASDFKLRLGYSAFAPLPEVAFEDMDAFGQAPIGNGPYKVDSWTHDAEIVLSKNADYRGGQTVANEGVTFTIYTDYDSAYNDLLADSLDVLDAIPDSALSSFTSELGERAINQPGAVIQTLSINVNADHFKMDDEGRLRRAAISRAINRKEICDTLYYDTRTPASDFTSPVIAGWSDTIEGSDVLTYDETDAKALWDQANAIAEF comes from the coding sequence ATGACTACAACGAAGATCACACGCCGTATGTTCGGTGGGCTCGGCGCCGCCGGTGTTACTGTACTACTTCTTGCCGCTTGCGGCTCCAACGACTCCACCTCATCGTCCTCCGCTGACGCGGCCTCTGGTCAGGGCTCCGCCTCTGGCGGCAAACTCACCCTGGCCTACAACTCTGACGGCCCCCACAAGGCCTGGGTCGAGGCCGTGTGCAATTCAGTGAGCAACACCTTGGGTATCAAGATGGAGCCGCTGCCCTTCGCCCAGTTCTCTGAGCTCCGCTCCCAGATCACCGACCGCACCCTCGTAGGTGCCTTCCGCACCGGCTGGCAGGCTGACTACCCGTCGATGGCTAACTTCCTCGGCGCCGTGTACCAGACCGGTGCCGGTTCCAACGACGCCGACTACTCCAACGCGGACTTTGACCGGCTCCTCGCCGACGCCGCCGCTAGCACCGATGAGGCTGCCGCCGCAGACCTCTACCTTCAGGCGCAGGCGCAGCTGCTCAAAGACCTTCCTGCCGTGCCGCTGTGGTACCAGAACGGCTTCGGCGGACACTCCAACAACGTCGCCAACGTAGCTTTCAACTGGAAGTCCGTCCCGGTATACAACGAGATTACGACCAATGCAGCTGACGGAATCGTCATCGCCAACGACACTGAGCCGCAGAATGCTCTCGTTCCCTCCAACACCAACGAGGTCGGTGGCGGACGCATTATTGACCTCATCTTCTCCAACCTCGTGCGCTTTGAGACTGACGGAAGCGTCGTCAATGAAGTCGCCGAGTCTATTGAGACCGATGACAATCAGAACTACACCGTCAAGATCAAGGACGGCTGGACTTTCACCGATGGCAGTCCAGTAACCGCCGACTCTTTCATCAAGGCGTGGAACTATGGCGCACTGCTGTCAAATGCCCACCTGTCTAGCTACTTCTACGAAGTTATCGAAGGTTTTTCCTACGATGAGGACTCTGAACTCACCGGTCTGACTAAAATTGATGACCTGACTTTTACTATCAAGCTAACGGCCCCCGCTTCGGACTTCAAGCTCCGCCTGGGCTACTCTGCCTTCGCGCCGTTGCCCGAGGTTGCGTTCGAAGACATGGACGCCTTCGGCCAGGCGCCCATCGGAAACGGCCCCTACAAGGTTGACAGTTGGACGCACGACGCTGAGATCGTACTGTCCAAGAACGCTGACTATAGGGGCGGTCAGACTGTAGCTAACGAGGGTGTCACCTTCACTATCTACACCGATTACGATTCCGCTTACAATGACCTGCTCGCGGACTCCCTCGACGTGCTTGATGCGATCCCCGACTCCGCGCTGTCCTCCTTCACCAGTGAGCTGGGCGAGCGTGCGATCAATCAGCCGGGTGCTGTTATCCAGACCCTGTCGATCAATGTCAACGCCGATCACTTCAAGATGGACGACGAGGGCCGCCTGCGCCGTGCCGCCATCTCTCGTGCTATCAACCGCAAAGAGATCTGCGACACTCTCTACTACGACACCCGGACTCCCGCCTCTGACTTCACATCGCCGGTCATCGCCGGATGGTCTGACACTATCGAAGGTAGTGACGTTCTGACCTACGATGAGACCGACGCCAAGGCTTTGTGGGACCAGGCAAATGCCATCGCCGAGTTCTGA
- the typA gene encoding translational GTPase TypA yields the protein MTVRQDLRNVAIVAHVDHGKTTLVDAMLWEAGAFGSRATQDTTGERVMDSGELEREKGITILAKNTAVHYAGPAATDAGLPAGITINVIDTPGHADFGGEVERGLSMVDGVLLLVDASEGPLPQTRFVLRKALAAGLPVILVVNKVDRPDSRLDEVVSETTDLLLSLASDLADEHPDIDLDAVLDVPVVYASAKARRADTVKPADGELPASKNLEPLFRTIIERIPGPSYDESAPLQAHVTNLDASPFLGRLALLRIHSGTLRKGQAVAWARHDGSLASARVSELLVTEGLERKPAEEAHAGDIVAVAGIEDITIGESLVDPEDPRPLPLIKVDDPAISMTIGINTSPMAGRTKGAKVTARQVKDRLDRELVGNVSLRVLPTTRPDAWEVQGRGELALAILVEQMRREGFELTVGKPQVVTKMVDGKRHEPVERMTIDVPEEHLGAVTQLMAARKGRMETMANHGTGWIRMEFLVPARGLIGWRTQFLTETRGTGIASSIAEGYEPWAGPITARTSGSLVSDRAGAVTAYALIRLQDRGTFFVAPGQETYEGQVVGENPRDEDMDVNVVREKQQTNMRSSTADVYEALTPPRRLTLEEALEFASDDECVEVTPDAVRIRKVILDSQERFKDAARRRRAGA from the coding sequence ATGACCGTGCGCCAGGACCTGCGCAACGTTGCCATCGTCGCCCACGTCGACCACGGCAAGACCACCCTCGTCGACGCGATGCTCTGGGAGGCCGGCGCCTTCGGCAGCCGCGCCACCCAGGACACCACCGGTGAGCGCGTCATGGACTCCGGCGAGCTGGAGCGTGAGAAGGGCATCACCATCCTCGCCAAGAACACCGCCGTCCACTACGCGGGTCCGGCCGCCACCGATGCGGGCCTGCCCGCCGGCATCACCATCAACGTGATCGACACCCCCGGGCACGCCGACTTCGGCGGTGAGGTGGAGCGCGGACTGTCCATGGTGGACGGCGTGCTGCTGCTCGTGGACGCCTCCGAGGGCCCGCTTCCCCAGACCCGCTTCGTGCTGCGCAAGGCCCTGGCCGCCGGCCTGCCCGTCATCCTGGTGGTCAACAAGGTCGACCGCCCCGACTCCCGCCTGGACGAGGTCGTCTCCGAGACCACCGACCTGTTGCTCTCGCTCGCCTCTGACCTGGCGGACGAGCACCCGGACATCGACCTGGACGCCGTGCTGGACGTGCCCGTCGTGTACGCCTCCGCCAAGGCCCGCCGCGCCGACACCGTCAAGCCCGCCGACGGCGAGCTGCCCGCGTCCAAGAACCTCGAGCCCCTGTTCCGCACCATCATCGAGCGGATCCCCGGCCCCTCCTACGACGAGTCCGCGCCCCTGCAGGCGCACGTGACCAACCTGGACGCCTCCCCGTTCCTGGGCCGGCTCGCCCTGCTGCGCATCCACTCCGGCACCCTGCGCAAGGGCCAGGCCGTCGCCTGGGCCCGCCACGACGGCTCCCTCGCCTCTGCCCGCGTCTCCGAGCTCCTGGTCACCGAGGGCCTGGAGCGCAAGCCCGCCGAGGAGGCCCATGCCGGTGACATCGTCGCCGTCGCCGGCATTGAGGACATCACGATCGGCGAGTCCCTGGTGGACCCCGAGGACCCGCGGCCCCTGCCGCTGATCAAGGTGGACGATCCCGCCATCTCAATGACCATTGGTATTAACACCTCCCCGATGGCCGGCCGCACCAAGGGCGCGAAGGTCACCGCACGCCAGGTCAAGGACCGCCTGGACCGGGAGCTGGTCGGCAACGTCTCCCTGCGGGTGCTGCCCACCACCCGCCCCGACGCCTGGGAGGTGCAGGGCCGTGGTGAGTTGGCTTTGGCCATCCTGGTGGAGCAGATGCGCCGCGAGGGCTTCGAACTGACCGTCGGCAAGCCGCAGGTGGTCACCAAGATGGTGGACGGCAAGCGGCACGAGCCGGTTGAGCGCATGACCATCGACGTGCCCGAGGAGCACCTGGGCGCCGTCACCCAGCTCATGGCCGCCCGCAAGGGCCGCATGGAGACCATGGCGAACCACGGCACCGGCTGGATCCGCATGGAGTTCCTGGTGCCCGCGCGCGGCCTGATCGGCTGGCGCACCCAGTTCCTCACCGAGACCCGCGGCACCGGCATCGCCTCCTCCATCGCGGAGGGCTACGAGCCCTGGGCGGGCCCGATCACCGCCCGCACCTCCGGCTCCCTGGTCTCCGACCGCGCCGGCGCGGTCACCGCCTACGCCCTGATCCGGCTGCAGGACCGCGGCACCTTCTTCGTCGCGCCCGGCCAGGAGACCTATGAGGGGCAGGTCGTGGGGGAGAACCCCCGGGATGAGGACATGGACGTGAACGTGGTGCGCGAGAAGCAGCAGACCAACATGCGCTCCTCCACTGCTGACGTCTACGAGGCACTCACCCCGCCGCGCCGCCTCACCCTGGAGGAGGCCCTAGAGTTCGCCTCCGACGACGAGTGCGTGGAGGTGACCCCGGACGCCGTGCGCATCCGCAAGGTGATCCTCGACTCCCAGGAGCGTTTCAAGGACGCCGCCCGCCGTCGTCGTGCCGGCGCCTGA
- a CDS encoding ABC transporter permease — protein MVRYAGRRLLQMIPVFFGATVLIYAMVFALPGDPVAALGGERALSPAVQDQIRADYNLDKPFIVQYLLYLKGVFTLDLGTTLRGSRPIIDVLAGAYPVTIKLAFMALTFEAVAGIAVGFIAGVRKGRWFDATALVMSLVVIAVPTFVIGFLLQFFIGVRLGWLPVTAGNSPGFRELLMPAVVLGAVSFAYVLRLTRTEVAENLSADYVRTARAKGLSGFRVMVVHVLRNSLVPVITFLGADLGALMGGAIVTEGIFNINGVGGTLYKAILQGEGPTVVSFTTVLILVFVVSNLVVDLLYAALDPRIRYA, from the coding sequence ATGGTCCGCTATGCCGGACGCAGGCTGCTGCAGATGATCCCTGTCTTCTTCGGGGCCACCGTTCTAATTTACGCTATGGTCTTCGCTCTTCCGGGTGATCCCGTCGCTGCGCTTGGCGGGGAGCGGGCGTTGAGCCCCGCAGTCCAAGACCAGATCCGCGCCGACTACAACCTCGACAAGCCCTTCATTGTGCAATACCTGCTCTACCTTAAGGGTGTATTCACGCTTGACCTGGGTACTACGCTGCGCGGCTCGAGGCCGATTATCGACGTTCTGGCCGGTGCTTACCCAGTTACAATCAAGCTTGCGTTTATGGCCCTGACCTTTGAGGCTGTTGCCGGCATCGCCGTTGGCTTCATCGCAGGTGTGCGCAAGGGGCGCTGGTTCGACGCCACTGCCCTGGTTATGTCTCTCGTTGTCATCGCCGTGCCGACCTTCGTCATCGGCTTTCTCCTGCAGTTCTTTATCGGCGTACGCCTAGGCTGGTTGCCGGTGACTGCGGGCAACAGCCCCGGTTTTAGGGAGCTACTCATGCCTGCGGTCGTGCTCGGTGCCGTTTCTTTCGCTTACGTGCTGCGCTTGACCCGCACCGAGGTCGCGGAGAACTTATCTGCGGACTATGTGCGTACTGCCCGCGCCAAAGGCTTGTCCGGATTTCGCGTTATGGTGGTTCATGTCCTGCGCAATTCCCTCGTACCGGTAATCACTTTCCTTGGTGCCGACCTCGGCGCTCTCATGGGCGGAGCGATCGTGACTGAGGGTATTTTCAATATCAATGGCGTAGGAGGTACGCTCTACAAAGCCATCTTGCAGGGCGAGGGCCCCACCGTAGTGTCCTTCACGACTGTCCTCATCCTTGTATTCGTCGTATCCAACCTTGTCGTGGACCTGCTCTACGCCGCTCTCGACCCGAGGATTCGTTATGCCTGA